In Fastidiosipila sp., a genomic segment contains:
- a CDS encoding YgeY family selenium metabolism-linked hydrolase — protein sequence MPHGQQDETVIDLCRRLIETPSESGKEEAAIGLLYDYLGQNGVQDLYIDPFGSLIASAGGGRPGPVLLFDGHIDTVPVPDPGAWTRPPYGGLVDGNRIFGRGSSDMKGALAAMAAAATQFIKANGGDFKGTLVLAATVQEEIFEGVAARAVSEYCKPDVVVIGEATALNLNIGQRGRAEIKIETFGIPAHSSNPEKGRNAVYLMADAIGRLRNLPPPRHPLLGAGIMELTDIKSEPYPGASVVPSYCAATYDRRLLPGEQPDQVLAPVQALLAELGEAVQASYASGRQVCYTGKIMEAERFFPGWLFDEQEWFVQKAFHDLKRTGLDIHLSHYSFCTNGSHYAGEKKIPTLGFGPSYEELAHTVDEYIELDQLVGAVRGYRALMEAFLTD from the coding sequence ATGCCGCATGGTCAACAGGATGAAACCGTCATCGATCTCTGCCGTCGCCTAATCGAGACACCCAGTGAATCGGGAAAGGAAGAGGCTGCCATTGGTCTCCTGTACGATTATTTGGGCCAAAACGGCGTTCAGGACCTTTACATCGACCCTTTTGGCAGCCTGATCGCGTCAGCCGGGGGCGGCCGGCCGGGACCGGTTCTCCTGTTCGATGGCCACATCGACACAGTCCCCGTCCCCGACCCCGGCGCCTGGACCCGGCCGCCCTATGGCGGACTGGTTGACGGGAACCGGATCTTTGGCCGGGGCAGCTCAGATATGAAAGGCGCCCTGGCCGCCATGGCAGCGGCCGCCACCCAGTTCATCAAAGCCAACGGAGGTGATTTTAAAGGTACCCTGGTTTTAGCCGCGACCGTTCAGGAGGAGATTTTCGAGGGGGTAGCCGCCCGCGCTGTCTCCGAATACTGCAAACCGGACGTGGTCGTGATTGGCGAAGCAACCGCCCTCAATCTGAACATTGGCCAGCGGGGCAGGGCGGAAATCAAAATTGAGACCTTCGGTATTCCCGCCCACTCCTCCAACCCTGAAAAAGGGCGGAATGCTGTCTACCTGATGGCCGATGCCATCGGCAGGCTGAGGAATCTTCCGCCTCCCCGGCACCCGCTCCTCGGGGCAGGCATTATGGAGCTGACCGACATCAAGTCGGAACCTTACCCGGGCGCCTCGGTCGTCCCCTCCTACTGTGCCGCCACCTATGACCGCCGCCTGCTTCCCGGTGAACAGCCTGACCAGGTGCTGGCGCCGGTCCAAGCCCTTCTCGCTGAATTGGGGGAGGCAGTTCAAGCTTCTTACGCATCCGGGAGGCAAGTCTGCTATACGGGGAAGATCATGGAAGCCGAGCGGTTTTTCCCCGGCTGGCTTTTTGATGAGCAAGAATGGTTCGTCCAAAAAGCCTTTCATGACCTGAAAAGGACCGGGCTTGACATCCATTTGTCTCATTACAGCTTTTGCACCAACGGCAGTCATTACGCCGGCGAAAAGAAGATCCCCACCCTGGGTTTCGGACCATCATATGAAGAACTGGCCCACACCGTTGATGAGTACATCGAGCTGGACCAACTCGTTGGGGCTGTTCGGGGCTACC